A region from the Methanobacterium bryantii genome encodes:
- the ppsA gene encoding phosphoenolpyruvate synthase produces MKLVEFFEELGKEDVDVAGGKGANLGELTNAGINVPPGFVITSETYDKFIKETGIFDEIMSILDAIDVNDTKELQGASARIKEIIMKAYVPDDIRTTIIEAYNALCQRIGKENAFVAIRSSATAEDLPEASFAGQQDTFLNIRGPEDVLIYVQKCWASLFESRAIFYREENNFDHSKVYIAVVVQEMVNAEKAGVMFTVHPSTGEEQILLEAAWGLGEAVVSGTVTPDTYWVDKKTGKVFNCNISEKNTMFTKDPDAGKTVQLDVPEDLKNKRVLSDEEIAALTKLGARIQEHYDFPQDTEWAMENGRVFMLQSRPITTLGMNNGTEAKEGAGEERTIITKGLGASPGMASGTVKIVKDTDELDKVGNGDILVTVMTTPDMVPAMKRANGIITDEGGVTCHAAIVSRELGISCVVGTGDATKILKENEMVTLDGNKGIVYKGKFEEAGKKEAAEEQPAMMAQAPILTVTEVKVNVSMPEAAKKAAATGADGVGLLRTEHMMLTSGVHPKKFINDGKEDELIKILVENVLKVADEFYPKPVWYRTLDAPTDEFISLEGGEGEPYEHNPMLGWRGIRRELDEPEILRAEFKAIKKLHEQGYTNIGIMIPLVQHPDELRRAKQIAEEVGLKPQKNIEFGIMVETPGAALIIEDFIAEGLDFVSFGTNDLTQYTLAIDRNNENVAKLYSEGHPAVLKLLVRVIKICNEAGVKTSICGQAGSMPKIVEKLVEAGIESVSANTDAVATVRETVARVEKKLVLKAARKMMSE; encoded by the coding sequence ATGAAGCTTGTCGAATTTTTTGAAGAACTAGGTAAAGAGGATGTGGATGTTGCAGGTGGAAAAGGTGCAAACCTGGGAGAATTAACAAATGCCGGAATTAATGTACCTCCAGGATTTGTTATAACCTCTGAAACCTACGATAAATTTATAAAAGAAACAGGTATCTTTGATGAAATAATGAGCATTCTTGATGCTATAGATGTAAATGATACAAAAGAACTTCAAGGAGCTTCAGCAAGGATAAAAGAAATAATAATGAAAGCGTATGTACCTGATGACATACGAACAACTATAATTGAAGCTTATAATGCATTATGCCAGAGAATTGGTAAAGAAAATGCATTTGTTGCAATAAGGTCTTCTGCAACAGCAGAAGATCTTCCTGAAGCTTCATTTGCTGGACAGCAAGATACATTCTTAAATATTAGGGGCCCAGAAGATGTCTTGATTTATGTACAAAAATGTTGGGCATCTTTATTCGAATCCCGAGCTATTTTTTACAGGGAAGAAAATAATTTTGATCATTCCAAAGTTTATATTGCTGTAGTTGTTCAGGAAATGGTTAATGCCGAAAAAGCAGGAGTAATGTTTACAGTTCACCCATCAACTGGTGAAGAACAGATATTACTTGAAGCTGCATGGGGATTAGGCGAAGCTGTAGTATCTGGCACCGTTACACCGGATACTTACTGGGTAGATAAGAAAACCGGCAAGGTCTTTAACTGTAATATAAGTGAAAAGAACACCATGTTTACAAAAGATCCTGATGCTGGAAAGACAGTACAACTGGACGTTCCAGAAGATCTTAAAAACAAAAGGGTTCTAAGTGATGAAGAAATTGCAGCACTTACCAAGCTTGGTGCAAGGATTCAGGAACACTATGATTTCCCACAGGACACTGAATGGGCAATGGAAAACGGAAGAGTTTTCATGCTCCAGTCCAGACCTATAACTACACTCGGAATGAACAATGGAACCGAAGCAAAAGAAGGTGCTGGAGAAGAAAGGACAATAATCACCAAAGGATTAGGTGCAAGTCCCGGAATGGCTTCAGGTACCGTTAAAATAGTAAAAGACACAGATGAACTGGATAAAGTAGGAAACGGTGACATACTGGTTACAGTCATGACAACACCTGATATGGTCCCTGCCATGAAAAGGGCAAACGGAATCATAACTGATGAAGGTGGAGTGACCTGCCATGCAGCAATTGTTTCAAGGGAACTTGGAATATCCTGTGTCGTTGGAACAGGAGATGCAACAAAAATCCTTAAAGAAAACGAGATGGTAACACTCGATGGAAATAAAGGAATAGTTTACAAGGGCAAATTTGAGGAAGCAGGGAAAAAAGAAGCTGCTGAAGAACAACCTGCCATGATGGCACAGGCACCTATTTTAACTGTTACAGAAGTTAAAGTCAATGTCAGCATGCCTGAAGCAGCTAAAAAAGCAGCTGCTACCGGCGCAGACGGAGTAGGGCTTCTCAGAACTGAACACATGATGTTAACCTCAGGAGTACACCCTAAAAAGTTCATAAATGATGGAAAAGAGGATGAACTCATAAAAATTCTTGTAGAAAACGTTTTAAAAGTTGCAGACGAATTCTATCCAAAACCAGTTTGGTACAGGACTCTCGACGCACCTACAGATGAATTCATTTCTCTGGAAGGTGGAGAAGGCGAACCATACGAACATAACCCTATGCTCGGATGGAGAGGTATAAGAAGAGAACTGGACGAGCCTGAAATATTAAGGGCTGAATTCAAAGCAATTAAGAAACTTCATGAACAAGGCTACACCAACATTGGAATAATGATACCTCTAGTTCAACATCCTGATGAACTCAGAAGAGCTAAACAAATAGCTGAAGAAGTTGGACTGAAACCTCAAAAGAATATTGAGTTCGGTATCATGGTTGAAACACCTGGGGCAGCTCTTATAATTGAAGATTTCATTGCTGAAGGGCTTGACTTTGTAAGCTTTGGAACAAACGACCTTACTCAGTACACACTTGCTATTGACAGAAACAATGAAAACGTTGCAAAACTTTACTCTGAAGGGCATCCTGCAGTTTTAAAACTCTTAGTTCGAGTTATAAAAATCTGTAACGAGGCAGGAGTTAAAACAAGTATCTGCGGACAGGCTGGAAGTATGCCTAAAATAGTTGAAAAACTTGTAGAGGCTGGAATTGAAAGTGTATCTGCAAATACAGACGCAGTTGCAACTGTAAGGGAAACAGTAGCAAGAGTAGAAAAGAAACTTGTCTTAAAAGCTGCAAGAAAAATGATGAGTGAATAA